CGTGCTGCCGTTCGACTTGCATGTGTAAAGCATGCCGCCAGCGTTCAATCTGAGCCAGGATCAAACTCTTAAGTTCAATCCAGCAAAGTACTCAAAATACTGACTTAATCAGCATGAGCACCTAATCATTGCGAAACCAAGCAGCCTAAGCTGCCGACCACAACAACCAAGCACCCACACTTATCGGTTGTTCAATTTTTTAAAGAACCGCTGCCACCCGGCAGCGAAGAAGCGAGATTATGTTCAACTTCACACAACCTGTCAAGCATCCACCGAAACTTTTTTAACCGCGTCGCCCGAATCATCGAACAACCCAAAGCCCCGGCGAAGCTCCCGCCTCATCCTTCCAGCCCCGCCGCCGCTTCCGAAGAAACCGCGTCAGCGCTGAAAGAGGTGCGCATTATAGACACACAAACAGCACCGTCAACATCAATTCACAATAAAGAAATCCATGCGCGCATTTCGACGTGCGCAAGCATATGACGGCGCCTGCGATCTACGCTCGACGATGCGCTGACGAGCGGTCGAAAAACACTCCCGCAGCACCATTCAATATGTTAAGTTTCGCGCGTCACGCGGGAGAGAACTCCACTGGAGTCGCCGAAGGCGCAACCCCCGGAACCGCTCAGGCAAAAGGACCGCGTGCGAAGTACAAGTCTGGAGAGCGGCACGGACATCGCACAATGTCACGGGCCCACCGAAGGGGCACTCGCCCGGCGTCGTCTATATATATGGATGAAGACCGGAACGAAATCTCTCAGGTACAAGGGACAGATGGGGCGGGCCCGGCGCATAGCCGAGCCCGCCCCTTTTCGTTCACTAACGGAGCCCGCTCTCGATGAGTACATCTTCCAGACAAACCCCGCTTCACGCCGCCCACGTTGCGGCCGGCGCGCGCATGGTCGATTTCGCCGGCTGGGACATGCCGGTCAACTACGGCTCTCAGATTGAGGAGCACCACGCCGTGCGCCGCGATGCGGGCATGTTCGACGTGTCGCACATGCTTTCGCTGGATCTGGCTGGTCCCGACGCCACGATCTTCCTGCGCGGGCTGCTCGCGAATGACGTGATCAAGCTTACGGTGCCGGGCAAGGCGCTTTACTCCTGCATGCTCAACGAACACGGGGGCGTTATCGACGACCTGATCGTGTATCGCTTCGGACCCAGCGACTATCGTCTGGTCGTCAACGCGGGTACGGCAGACAAAGACGTCGCCTGGATGCGCGCACGGATTGCGGCGACTGGCGCAAACGTGACGCTCGCGGGACGCCGTGACCTCGCGATCATTGCGATTCAGGGACCGCGTGCGGTCGAACGCGCCACGGCAGCGATCCCCGAGTTGTCGAGTGCCAACGGCGTACCCGCCCCATTCAGCGCCGCGCGCGTTGGTGACCTGCTTGTGGCCCGGACCGGATACACCGGCGAGGACGGACTCGAGATCGCCGTGCCGGCGACGCGCGTCGAACAGATGTGGAACGAGCTCATCGCAGCGGGTGTAAAGCCCTGCGGACTTGGTGCACGCGATACGCTGCGCCTCGAGGCCGGCATGAACCTGTACGGACAGGACATGGATGACACCGTCTCGCCGCTCGATGCCGGGCTGGCATGGACCGTCGACTTCAAGGACGATAGCCGGGATTTCGTCGGACGCACCGCGCTGGAGGCGAATCCGGCGAGTCGCCGTCTGCTGGGTCTGATCCTCGAGGACAAGGGCGTCCTGCGCTCGCACATGAAGGTTTTCACCGCCGCAGGCGAAGGCGAGACCACAAGCGGCAGCTTCTCGCCGACGCTCGAGCAGTCCATCGCCTTCGCGCGCG
This genomic window from Thauera humireducens contains:
- the gcvT gene encoding glycine cleavage system aminomethyltransferase GcvT; this encodes MSTSSRQTPLHAAHVAAGARMVDFAGWDMPVNYGSQIEEHHAVRRDAGMFDVSHMLSLDLAGPDATIFLRGLLANDVIKLTVPGKALYSCMLNEHGGVIDDLIVYRFGPSDYRLVVNAGTADKDVAWMRARIAATGANVTLAGRRDLAIIAIQGPRAVERATAAIPELSSANGVPAPFSAARVGDLLVARTGYTGEDGLEIAVPATRVEQMWNELIAAGVKPCGLGARDTLRLEAGMNLYGQDMDDTVSPLDAGLAWTVDFKDDSRDFVGRTALEANPASRRLLGLILEDKGVLRSHMKVFTAAGEGETTSGSFSPTLEQSIAFARVPLATQPGEAVEVEIRGKRLKARTVKLPFVRNGKPLI